Proteins encoded within one genomic window of Companilactobacillus sp.:
- the ptsP gene encoding phosphoenolpyruvate--protein phosphotransferase: protein MVQTIKGIAASDGIATAEAYLLVQPDLSFDKKSITDADAEIKRLQDAIAKSDAELTKIRDIAKVSLGDEEAQVFDAHKMILADPEFTGAIEQQVKDQKVNAEQALSDVSNNFIQIFEGMTDNAYMQERAADVRDVTKRVMAHLLGVELPNPSLIDHEVIIVAHDLTPSDTAQLNKKYVKGFVTDIGGRTAHSAIMARSLELPAVVGTDTITKDAKDGDKIIVDGLNGAAILKPSDEDVKHYAKLASDFAAEKAEWEKLKGEATVTADGKHFDVAANIGTPDDLKGVIDNGAEGIGLYRTEFLYMASDELPTEDDQFEAYKTVLEGMKGKPVVVRTMDIGGDKHLPYLPLPDEMNPFLGYRAIRISLDRQDIFRTQLRALLRASAFGNLRIMFPMIGTLNEFRDAKKVFEEEKAKLVADNVKVSDDIQLGMMMEVPAAAVLADQFAKEVDFFSIGTNDLIQYTMAADRGNDRVSYLYQPYNPSILRLVKHVIDSAHKEGKWAGMCGEAAGDNIMVPLLLGMGLDEYSMSATSVLRVRSLMKKLSTADLKELAERAVTESITNEDNKKLVEEYLEK from the coding sequence ATGGTTCAAACTATCAAGGGAATCGCAGCCAGTGATGGAATTGCCACTGCGGAAGCTTACCTTTTAGTTCAACCAGATCTATCTTTTGACAAGAAGAGCATTACAGACGCTGATGCCGAGATCAAGCGTTTGCAAGATGCCATTGCTAAATCAGATGCAGAACTTACGAAGATCAGAGATATTGCCAAAGTATCTTTAGGTGATGAAGAAGCTCAAGTATTTGATGCTCACAAGATGATTCTGGCTGATCCAGAGTTCACAGGTGCTATTGAACAACAAGTTAAAGATCAAAAGGTTAATGCTGAACAAGCATTAAGCGATGTATCAAATAACTTCATTCAAATTTTTGAAGGTATGACTGATAATGCCTACATGCAAGAAAGAGCTGCCGATGTGCGCGATGTTACAAAGCGTGTTATGGCACACTTACTTGGTGTAGAATTACCAAATCCTTCATTGATCGATCACGAAGTTATCATCGTTGCTCATGATTTAACTCCTAGTGATACAGCTCAACTTAACAAGAAATATGTTAAGGGATTTGTAACTGATATCGGTGGACGTACAGCTCACTCAGCCATCATGGCTCGTTCGCTTGAGTTGCCTGCCGTTGTTGGTACAGACACAATTACTAAAGATGCTAAAGACGGTGACAAGATCATCGTTGATGGCTTGAATGGTGCTGCCATACTAAAACCTTCAGACGAAGATGTAAAGCATTATGCAAAACTAGCTTCAGACTTTGCTGCTGAAAAAGCAGAATGGGAAAAACTCAAGGGTGAAGCAACAGTTACAGCTGATGGTAAACATTTCGATGTTGCCGCAAATATCGGTACACCTGACGATTTAAAGGGTGTTATTGATAACGGTGCTGAAGGTATTGGACTTTACCGTACAGAATTCTTGTACATGGCCTCAGATGAACTTCCAACTGAAGATGATCAATTTGAAGCTTACAAGACAGTTCTCGAAGGTATGAAAGGCAAGCCAGTTGTTGTCCGTACAATGGACATCGGTGGTGATAAGCATTTGCCATACTTACCACTTCCTGATGAAATGAACCCATTCTTAGGATATCGTGCTATTAGAATTTCTCTTGATAGACAAGATATCTTTAGAACTCAATTACGTGCCTTACTACGTGCTTCTGCATTTGGTAACTTACGTATCATGTTCCCTATGATTGGTACTCTTAACGAATTCCGTGATGCTAAGAAGGTATTCGAAGAAGAAAAGGCTAAATTAGTTGCTGACAACGTCAAAGTATCTGATGATATCCAACTAGGTATGATGATGGAAGTTCCAGCTGCTGCTGTATTAGCTGACCAATTCGCTAAAGAAGTTGACTTCTTTAGTATTGGAACAAACGACTTGATTCAATATACAATGGCTGCTGATAGAGGTAATGATCGAGTATCATACTTGTATCAACCATATAACCCATCTATTCTTAGATTGGTTAAACATGTTATTGATTCAGCACACAAAGAGGGTAAATGGGCCGGTATGTGTGGAGAAGCTGCTGGAGACAATATTATGGTTCCACTACTTCTTGGCATGGGTCTAGATGAATACTCAATGAGTGCTACTTCAGTTCTTCGTGTTAGAAGTTTAATGAAGAAGTTAAGCACAGCTGATTTGAAAGAATTAGCAGAACGTGCTGTAACTGAATCCATTACAAACGAAGATAACAAGAAGTTAGTTGAAGAATACTTAGAAAAATAA
- a CDS encoding phosphocarrier protein HPr produces MENKDFHIIAETGIHARPATMLVQTASKFSSDINIEFNGKSVNLKSIMGVMSLGVGQGSDVTITADGDDAADAISAISETMTKEGLAE; encoded by the coding sequence ATGGAAAACAAAGACTTTCACATTATCGCAGAAACAGGTATTCATGCACGTCCAGCAACAATGTTGGTACAAACTGCAAGTAAATTCAGTTCAGATATCAACATCGAATTCAATGGTAAATCAGTAAACCTTAAGTCAATCATGGGTGTTATGTCACTTGGTGTTGGCCAAGGATCAGATGTTACAATCACAGCTGACGGTGACGACGCTGCCGACGCTATCTCAGCTATTTCAGAAACAATGACAAAGGAAGGACTTGCTGAATAA
- a CDS encoding ATP-dependent Clp protease ATP-binding subunit has product MLCQNCHKNQATIHLYTSVNGKRTEVNLCQDCYQKLRNQASEGMNNMAENPYGFSSFEDLFNAMNGGAQPNNGFEQQQGPQTQAGLGGGGNRGRRPGNGVLDQYGVDLTAQAKKGQIDPVIGRDKEINRVIEILNRRTKNNPVLIGEAGVGKTAVVEGLAQKIVDGDVPEKLQNKRVIRLDVVSLVQGTGVRGQFEQRMQQLITELQKNQDIILFIDEIHEIVGAGNAEGGMDAGNVLKPALARGDLQLVGATTLNEYRTIEKDSALERRLQPVQVEEPSVDETIQILKGLQPKYEDYHHVKFSPDAIKGAAELSARYIQDRFLPDKAIDLIDEAGSKKNLQINHVDMSEIDNKISDAEVQKQAALRNEDYEKAAFYRDQVTKYQDMKESAKKEPESNSTVTEKDIEKIVEEKTNIPVGELKSNEQAQLKNLEPDLKAHLIGQDKAVGDVARAIRRNRVGFNKSGRPIGSFLFVGPTGVGKTELAKQLAKELFGTEDSMIRFDMSEYMEKYSVSKLIGSPPGYVGYEEAGQLTEKVRRNPYSLILLDEIEKAHPDVMHMFLQILDDGRLTDSQGRTVSFKDTIIIMTSNAGQGNEAEANVGFGAESSGETHSVMDRLSDYFKPEFLNRFDGIVEFNSLTKANLVKIVDLMLEDTNASIADQGLSIHVTKDAKEKLVDLGYDPKMGARPLRRVIEEQIEDKVADYFLNNPHTSKLEAKVVNGEIVIAKMESTPAPAAKKEQ; this is encoded by the coding sequence ATGCTCTGTCAGAATTGCCACAAGAATCAGGCAACAATACACTTATATACAAGCGTCAATGGTAAGAGAACTGAAGTCAATCTCTGCCAAGACTGTTATCAGAAACTAAGAAATCAAGCTAGCGAGGGTATGAATAATATGGCAGAAAATCCATACGGTTTTTCAAGTTTTGAAGACCTCTTCAACGCTATGAATGGCGGTGCTCAGCCAAACAATGGTTTTGAGCAACAACAAGGTCCCCAAACGCAAGCCGGTCTTGGCGGTGGCGGTAATCGTGGTCGTCGTCCTGGAAATGGTGTGCTTGACCAATACGGAGTAGATTTGACTGCTCAAGCAAAGAAAGGTCAAATCGATCCAGTTATTGGCCGTGATAAAGAAATTAACCGAGTAATTGAAATATTAAATAGAAGAACTAAGAACAACCCAGTTCTAATTGGTGAAGCTGGTGTTGGTAAGACAGCTGTCGTTGAAGGTCTTGCACAAAAGATCGTCGACGGAGATGTCCCTGAAAAATTACAAAACAAACGTGTAATTCGTTTGGATGTTGTCTCATTGGTTCAAGGAACTGGTGTTAGAGGTCAATTCGAACAAAGAATGCAACAATTGATCACTGAACTACAAAAGAACCAAGACATTATCCTATTTATTGATGAAATTCACGAAATTGTTGGTGCTGGTAATGCCGAAGGTGGAATGGATGCAGGTAACGTTTTGAAACCTGCCCTAGCCCGTGGCGATCTTCAATTAGTTGGTGCTACAACCTTGAATGAATATCGGACAATTGAAAAGGACTCAGCTCTGGAACGTCGTTTACAACCTGTTCAAGTTGAAGAACCTTCAGTTGATGAAACGATTCAAATTCTCAAGGGATTGCAACCTAAGTACGAAGATTATCATCACGTGAAATTCTCACCAGATGCTATTAAAGGTGCTGCTGAATTATCAGCAAGATACATCCAAGATAGATTTTTACCAGATAAAGCAATTGACTTGATCGATGAAGCTGGTTCAAAGAAGAACTTGCAGATCAATCACGTTGATATGTCAGAAATCGATAATAAGATTTCAGATGCAGAAGTTCAAAAACAAGCTGCATTAAGAAATGAAGACTATGAAAAGGCTGCCTTTTATCGTGATCAAGTTACAAAGTATCAAGATATGAAGGAAAGTGCTAAGAAAGAACCTGAATCAAACTCAACCGTAACTGAAAAAGATATTGAAAAAATCGTCGAAGAAAAAACTAATATTCCAGTTGGTGAATTGAAGTCTAATGAACAAGCACAATTGAAGAATCTTGAACCTGATCTAAAGGCTCACTTGATTGGACAAGATAAAGCTGTCGGCGATGTTGCTAGAGCTATTCGTCGTAACAGAGTTGGTTTCAACAAGTCAGGTCGTCCAATTGGTTCCTTCCTATTTGTAGGACCTACTGGTGTTGGTAAGACTGAATTAGCAAAACAACTTGCTAAGGAACTCTTCGGTACTGAAGATTCAATGATCAGATTCGATATGTCTGAGTACATGGAGAAATACTCAGTTTCTAAGTTGATCGGTTCGCCTCCAGGGTATGTAGGTTACGAAGAAGCTGGACAGTTAACTGAAAAGGTTCGTCGTAATCCTTACAGTTTGATCTTGTTAGATGAAATTGAAAAAGCTCATCCAGATGTAATGCATATGTTCTTGCAGATTCTTGACGATGGACGTTTAACTGATTCACAGGGTAGAACTGTTAGTTTCAAGGATACAATCATCATCATGACTTCAAATGCTGGCCAAGGTAACGAAGCTGAAGCAAATGTTGGTTTTGGTGCTGAGAGTTCTGGTGAAACGCACTCAGTTATGGATAGATTATCAGATTACTTCAAACCTGAGTTCTTAAACAGATTTGATGGAATCGTTGAATTCAATTCATTAACTAAGGCTAACCTAGTTAAGATCGTTGATTTGATGCTTGAAGATACAAATGCATCAATCGCTGATCAAGGATTATCAATTCATGTAACTAAGGACGCTAAGGAGAAATTAGTTGATCTTGGCTACGATCCTAAGATGGGCGCTCGTCCACTTAGAAGAGTTATTGAAGAACAAATCGAAGATAAGGTCGCTGATTACTTCTTGAATAACCCACATACTTCGAAACTTGAAGCTAAGGTAGTTAACGGTGAGATCGTTATCGCAAAGATGGAATCGACTCCGGCTCCTGCCGCTAAAAAAGAACAATAG
- a CDS encoding MucBP domain-containing protein, protein MENNLMNNNVKKLSRDDIQIDVHYIDSNGNKLAESTTLTGHYLDNLKMPWKTIPGYVLSSIQNFQQTFIPNSDGIYLIYFTQMAAPVIVYHRNTQGELISDPQYLTGDLNKSYQAEPLPEARNFLVDYPKNVTGRFSDKVQEYEFIYDTMQMDDYDIPKNLFIQTNNNVPVYEQPAGQSPLNQPLPYDTTWRVFKAVKENYNEVVWYNLGGDIWVSDQADIKTFTINHFSEEQKLLDNPLGASVDNISFTYSVINSMDINRPVKILFYDNQDITTWETPYGTIINTRYQGGQSVYVKKLLQLDNNSVWAQLDNGNYIESKYLDL, encoded by the coding sequence ATGGAAAACAATTTAATGAATAATAATGTCAAAAAACTTTCTCGCGATGACATTCAGATCGACGTTCACTATATTGATTCAAATGGGAATAAATTAGCTGAATCCACTACTCTGACTGGTCATTATTTGGATAATTTAAAAATGCCTTGGAAAACTATCCCTGGGTATGTTTTGTCGTCCATTCAAAACTTCCAACAAACTTTCATCCCTAATTCCGATGGCATCTACTTGATCTACTTTACACAAATGGCTGCACCTGTGATCGTCTATCACCGTAATACTCAAGGCGAGTTGATCTCTGATCCACAGTATTTAACTGGCGACCTCAACAAGAGCTATCAAGCTGAACCATTGCCTGAAGCCCGCAACTTTTTGGTCGACTATCCTAAAAACGTCACTGGACGTTTCTCTGATAAAGTCCAAGAATATGAATTCATCTACGATACGATGCAAATGGATGATTACGACATCCCTAAGAATCTATTTATTCAAACTAACAACAACGTCCCTGTGTACGAACAACCAGCTGGACAGTCTCCATTGAACCAACCTTTGCCATATGACACTACTTGGAGAGTTTTCAAAGCTGTCAAAGAAAACTACAACGAAGTAGTCTGGTACAACTTAGGTGGAGATATTTGGGTCTCCGATCAAGCTGATATCAAGACATTCACTATCAATCATTTTTCAGAGGAACAAAAGTTGCTCGACAATCCACTTGGTGCAAGCGTCGACAACATCAGTTTTACATACTCTGTCATTAACAGCATGGATATCAATCGCCCGGTCAAAATTCTTTTTTACGATAATCAAGACATCACGACTTGGGAAACTCCTTATGGCACGATCATCAACACTCGCTATCAAGGTGGCCAATCTGTCTATGTCAAAAAATTATTGCAGCTAGACAATAACAGCGTCTGGGCACAATTAGACAACGGAAATTATATTGAAAGTAAATACCTAGATCTATAA
- a CDS encoding dihydrolipoyl dehydrogenase family protein — MAENYDYEVLYIGAGHGTFDGAAPLAATGVKVGIIESGLIGGTCPNRGCNAKISLDEPVKMVRERERLGDVLDGDISMNWTQNVVHKQEIIDVIPAGLTAKLENAGATIIKGYAKFKDQHTVLVDDTKPVTAEKIVISTGLRPHRLDIPGTELAHDSEDFMNLQTMPKNVTIIGSGYIGMEFATMANAAGSEVTVMLHSDKVLRKFYQPFVQQVVDDLKKRGVKFVENADIKSFSEENGKFDVTYQQDQHLSTDWILDATGRIPNVENLGLENVGVKFDKTGVIVNDHLQTNVENIYASGDVISSDQPKLTPTAFFESHYLMKLFARQTTDPIDFPVIPSVVFTSPRIAKAGMSVEEGQEKGYTITDNDLANYWYYQIDKEQIAASKQVHDTEGHLVGVTEISDQAENTVNTLLPAIEFKMSREQVGRLIGIFPTIGYAAWHRA, encoded by the coding sequence ATGGCTGAAAATTATGATTATGAAGTGCTTTATATTGGCGCTGGTCACGGAACTTTCGATGGGGCAGCCCCACTAGCTGCAACTGGCGTTAAGGTTGGGATCATTGAAAGTGGCTTAATTGGCGGAACTTGTCCTAATCGTGGCTGCAATGCCAAAATCAGTTTGGACGAACCAGTTAAAATGGTCCGTGAAAGAGAACGACTGGGTGACGTGTTAGATGGCGACATCTCGATGAATTGGACTCAAAATGTTGTTCACAAACAAGAGATCATCGACGTTATTCCTGCTGGATTGACCGCAAAGTTGGAGAATGCCGGTGCTACGATCATCAAGGGATATGCTAAGTTTAAAGATCAACACACGGTATTAGTGGATGATACCAAACCAGTTACCGCTGAAAAAATTGTTATTTCAACTGGACTGCGTCCACATCGTTTGGATATTCCCGGAACTGAATTAGCTCATGATAGCGAAGATTTTATGAACCTTCAGACTATGCCAAAAAATGTCACGATCATTGGTTCTGGTTATATTGGCATGGAATTTGCAACAATGGCTAATGCTGCCGGTTCAGAAGTAACTGTCATGTTGCACAGTGACAAAGTATTGCGGAAATTTTATCAACCATTCGTTCAACAAGTTGTGGATGATTTGAAAAAACGTGGTGTTAAGTTTGTGGAAAACGCCGATATTAAATCATTTTCTGAAGAAAACGGTAAATTTGACGTTACTTATCAACAAGATCAGCATTTATCCACTGATTGGATCTTAGATGCGACAGGCAGAATCCCCAATGTGGAAAACTTAGGATTAGAAAATGTCGGCGTTAAATTTGATAAAACCGGCGTGATCGTTAATGATCATCTACAAACAAACGTTGAAAATATTTATGCTTCTGGAGACGTCATTTCAAGCGACCAACCTAAGCTTACGCCAACTGCATTTTTTGAATCCCATTATTTAATGAAACTATTTGCTAGACAAACGACTGATCCAATTGATTTTCCAGTTATTCCATCAGTCGTCTTCACTTCACCAAGAATTGCTAAAGCAGGGATGTCAGTTGAAGAGGGACAAGAAAAAGGCTATACGATCACTGACAACGACTTAGCCAACTATTGGTACTATCAAATTGATAAGGAACAGATTGCTGCCAGTAAGCAGGTCCACGATACGGAGGGACATTTAGTCGGTGTGACCGAAATCAGCGACCAAGCTGAAAACACCGTTAATACATTGCTTCCAGCTATCGAATTTAAAATGAGTCGCGAACAAGTCGGTAGATTGATCGGGATTTTCCCAACCATCGGATATGCTGCTTGGCACAGAGCCTAA
- the hisC gene encoding histidinol-phosphate transaminase, with amino-acid sequence MKKAIEELQPYIPEQPLEELQSELGLSKLVRLSANENPYGTSETVKDAVVNWAYSQSNRYPDGDATELRNLISEKFSLDPKQIVFGVGLDEVIVMLSRVFLEPGDEELISSPTFSEYALHAEIEEAVIKKVPVLENGGIDFSNMLKAITTKTKLVWICNPNNPTGTFETVKDIENFVSQVPADTLVLVDEAYIDFVSEPNATAMDLTKKYPNIVVMRTFSKAYGLANFRVGYAVFSKEVAEQVQKVRLPYNVNSIAQVAATAAFKDQKFVDDVVKNNAEQRTQLEAFFDEQGIKHYQSQANFIFFEYQDADKLADYLLHNGYLIRTGLRPNWLRITVGTADDNQNIEQLIKEFSK; translated from the coding sequence ATGAAAAAAGCGATTGAGGAGTTACAACCGTATATCCCAGAACAACCACTAGAAGAGCTGCAATCTGAATTAGGACTATCGAAACTAGTTCGCTTATCAGCTAATGAAAATCCTTATGGGACTTCTGAAACTGTCAAAGACGCTGTCGTCAACTGGGCTTATTCGCAAAGCAATCGTTATCCCGATGGAGATGCGACTGAATTGCGTAATTTGATCTCAGAGAAATTCTCACTAGATCCTAAGCAAATTGTCTTTGGGGTTGGTCTAGATGAGGTCATCGTGATGCTGTCACGAGTATTTCTGGAACCAGGGGATGAAGAGCTCATTTCATCGCCAACTTTTTCAGAATATGCATTGCATGCTGAAATTGAAGAAGCCGTTATCAAAAAGGTTCCAGTCCTTGAAAATGGCGGGATCGACTTTTCTAACATGCTAAAAGCCATTACAACCAAGACTAAGCTTGTCTGGATCTGCAATCCTAATAATCCAACGGGTACGTTTGAGACTGTTAAGGATATTGAAAATTTTGTTAGCCAAGTTCCAGCTGACACTTTAGTTTTGGTTGATGAAGCCTATATCGACTTTGTCTCAGAACCCAATGCAACTGCGATGGATCTGACGAAAAAATATCCTAATATCGTTGTCATGCGGACTTTTTCTAAGGCCTATGGTTTAGCTAACTTCCGCGTTGGCTATGCGGTATTTTCAAAAGAGGTAGCAGAACAAGTTCAAAAGGTCCGTTTGCCTTATAACGTTAATTCGATTGCCCAAGTAGCAGCTACAGCAGCGTTTAAAGACCAGAAGTTCGTTGACGATGTGGTCAAAAATAATGCTGAGCAACGAACTCAACTAGAAGCCTTCTTTGATGAACAGGGGATCAAGCATTATCAAAGCCAAGCTAACTTCATCTTTTTTGAATATCAAGATGCGGATAAGCTAGCGGACTATCTTTTGCACAACGGCTACTTGATCAGAACCGGCTTGAGACCAAACTGGTTACGCATTACCGTCGGTACTGCAGATGACAATCAAAACATCGAACAATTGATCAAAGAGTTTTCAAAATAA
- the hisE gene encoding phosphoribosyl-ATP diphosphatase has protein sequence MQNLDELYAMILDRKNNPKKGSYTDYLFTKGLDKILKKVGEESTEVVVAAKNPDKPRGDGELVYESADLLYHLCVLWVEQGVTFDQIKQELAKREGLMSQFKDRPEIKDL, from the coding sequence ATGCAAAATTTAGATGAATTATATGCAATGATCCTTGACCGTAAAAATAATCCTAAGAAGGGTTCATACACTGATTATTTGTTTACCAAAGGATTAGATAAGATTTTGAAAAAGGTCGGCGAGGAATCGACCGAAGTGGTCGTCGCTGCCAAAAATCCTGATAAGCCCCGTGGAGATGGCGAACTAGTATATGAGTCTGCTGATCTGCTCTATCACTTGTGCGTTTTGTGGGTCGAACAAGGTGTAACGTTTGACCAGATCAAACAAGAATTAGCCAAACGTGAAGGTTTGATGAGTCAATTTAAGGACCGTCCCGAAATCAAGGATCTCTAG
- the hisI gene encoding phosphoribosyl-AMP cyclohydrolase, producing the protein MEPDFSKGLLTTIVQDADTKEVLMVAWMNQESYKRTVESGQTWFWSRSRQELWHKGETSGNFQDVVNLTLDCDQDTLLAEVHPHGPACHTGHHSCFFNPVEVEKKE; encoded by the coding sequence ATCGAACCAGATTTTTCAAAAGGATTATTAACAACGATCGTTCAAGATGCCGACACCAAAGAAGTTTTGATGGTCGCTTGGATGAATCAAGAAAGCTATAAACGCACAGTTGAAAGTGGTCAAACTTGGTTTTGGTCACGTTCAAGACAGGAACTCTGGCACAAAGGCGAAACTAGCGGAAACTTTCAAGACGTGGTGAACTTAACGTTAGACTGCGACCAAGATACGCTTTTAGCAGAAGTCCATCCACACGGACCAGCTTGTCATACCGGACACCACAGTTGTTTCTTTAATCCAGTTGAAGTAGAAAAGAAGGAGTAA
- the hisF gene encoding imidazole glycerol phosphate synthase subunit HisF, which produces MLAKRIIPCLDVDDGRVKKGVNFVNLTDVGDPVEIASEYQKQGADELVFLDITATNEQRKTMIDVVEEVSKQVFMPLTIGGGVSSVADIQNLLKAGADKVAINSAAVSNPDLITQGAQKFGNQCIVVAIDVKYDPETQKSFVYTHGGKQKTDLEAIPWAKEVVKKGAGELLVTSMDKDGTKDGFDIDLYQKLNQAVNVPIIASGGAGKLADFSEVFQEANVDGALAASVFHYGELTISDVKDYLKSKGVVVR; this is translated from the coding sequence ATGCTAGCTAAACGAATCATCCCTTGTCTAGACGTTGATGATGGACGAGTAAAAAAAGGCGTCAACTTCGTCAATTTGACTGACGTTGGCGATCCAGTAGAAATTGCTTCAGAGTACCAAAAACAAGGTGCTGACGAATTAGTTTTTTTGGACATCACCGCTACTAACGAACAGAGAAAAACTATGATCGACGTGGTTGAAGAAGTTTCCAAACAAGTCTTCATGCCATTGACGATCGGTGGTGGAGTCAGTTCTGTTGCTGACATTCAAAACTTGTTAAAGGCTGGCGCAGACAAAGTAGCAATCAATTCCGCCGCAGTTTCAAATCCAGACTTGATTACACAAGGAGCACAGAAATTCGGCAACCAATGTATCGTTGTTGCAATAGACGTCAAGTATGACCCAGAGACGCAAAAATCCTTTGTCTACACACATGGTGGCAAGCAAAAGACTGATTTAGAAGCAATTCCCTGGGCTAAAGAAGTGGTAAAAAAAGGTGCTGGCGAATTATTAGTTACTAGCATGGATAAGGATGGTACCAAAGACGGATTTGATATCGATCTTTATCAAAAATTAAATCAAGCAGTTAACGTACCGATCATCGCTTCTGGTGGTGCTGGTAAATTAGCTGACTTCAGCGAAGTATTTCAAGAAGCCAATGTTGATGGAGCTTTAGCCGCATCAGTGTTCCACTATGGCGAATTGACTATTAGCGATGTGAAAGATTATCTCAAATCAAAAGGAGTCGTGGTCAGATGA
- the hisA gene encoding 1-(5-phosphoribosyl)-5-[(5-phosphoribosylamino)methylideneamino]imidazole-4-carboxamide isomerase yields MIFPAIDLHNGQSVRLYQGDYDKVTLINKDPVAQAKDIINTGVNQLHLVDLDGAKTGRPENYTVISDIRKNFDGFLELGGGIRDEKIASMYLDLGIDRIIIGSAAIENPQFVKKLLKRYGGDRIVIGVDGSNGKVAVNGWLEQSDVKMSDLIKTMMDDGAKSFIVTDVARDGTMQGPNLDLLMKLYQELPKANLVASGGIRDLKDLHNLKALGITDVIIGKALYEKTITLKDIAEVEKNAS; encoded by the coding sequence ATGATTTTTCCCGCAATTGATCTTCATAATGGACAAAGCGTCAGATTATACCAAGGCGACTACGATAAAGTCACTTTGATCAATAAAGACCCTGTCGCACAAGCTAAAGACATCATTAATACCGGCGTAAACCAATTGCATTTAGTTGATCTTGACGGCGCAAAGACTGGTCGACCAGAAAATTACACCGTTATCTCAGACATTCGAAAAAATTTCGACGGATTTCTGGAATTGGGTGGTGGCATCCGTGACGAGAAAATCGCCTCAATGTATCTCGATTTAGGTATCGACCGCATCATCATTGGTTCGGCAGCTATTGAAAATCCTCAATTTGTCAAAAAGCTTTTGAAGCGTTATGGCGGAGATCGAATCGTCATTGGCGTCGATGGTTCTAACGGTAAAGTAGCTGTCAACGGCTGGCTTGAACAATCAGATGTCAAAATGTCAGACTTGATCAAGACTATGATGGACGATGGTGCTAAATCATTTATCGTGACGGATGTAGCTCGTGACGGGACGATGCAAGGTCCAAACTTAGATCTATTGATGAAGCTATATCAAGAGTTGCCAAAGGCTAATCTAGTTGCCAGTGGCGGGATCAGAGATCTCAAGGATTTGCACAACTTGAAAGCTTTAGGCATCACTGACGTAATTATCGGGAAAGCACTTTATGAAAAAACTATCACCTTGAAGGATATTGCGGAGGTGGAGAAAAATGCTAGCTAA
- the hisH gene encoding imidazole glycerol phosphate synthase subunit HisH, whose amino-acid sequence MFAIVDYDTGNTLNLKKALNYENIENKLTADPDEILSADAVVLPGVGAFKAAMDALEERNLVEVIKQAAAKKIPMLGICLGMQLLFEDSEEYGLNKGLSLIPGHIKAIPESSGLKVPQMGWNQNQLQQPTSDFQLVDQQYTYFVHSYYADCDPKYIVSSVDYGVQVPSIVQNGNVVGMQFHPEKSGQVGLNLLQKFQEMVKQNDFSRN is encoded by the coding sequence ATGTTTGCAATCGTTGATTACGATACAGGTAACACACTGAATCTGAAAAAAGCTTTGAATTACGAAAACATCGAAAATAAATTGACCGCTGATCCAGATGAGATCCTATCAGCGGACGCCGTTGTACTTCCTGGCGTTGGTGCGTTTAAGGCGGCGATGGATGCGTTAGAAGAACGTAATCTAGTGGAAGTCATTAAACAAGCTGCCGCTAAAAAAATTCCGATGTTAGGTATTTGTTTAGGCATGCAATTGTTGTTTGAAGACAGTGAAGAATATGGTTTGAATAAGGGGCTCTCATTGATTCCCGGACACATCAAAGCAATTCCTGAATCCTCTGGTCTAAAAGTTCCCCAAATGGGTTGGAATCAAAACCAACTCCAACAACCAACTAGTGACTTTCAACTAGTTGATCAACAATACACCTATTTCGTTCACTCATATTATGCTGACTGCGATCCTAAATACATCGTTTCCAGCGTGGATTATGGCGTACAAGTTCCAAGTATCGTTCAAAATGGCAATGTGGTCGGCATGCAATTTCACCCTGAAAAGAGTGGGCAAGTCGGACTAAATTTACTACAAAAATTTCAAGAGATGGTGAAGCAAAATGATTTTTCCCGCAATTGA